In Leptodesmis sichuanensis A121, the following are encoded in one genomic region:
- a CDS encoding glycosyltransferase family 4 protein: protein MRILFLHPSFPAQFHHRAAVLASDPNHQVVFGTMRPDGELPGVRKVYFNIAREVSPHTHHYVRPLENAVLHGQAVYRLGQALLSEGFTPDLVFAHAGWGLPLFVKDIFPKTRLLCYCEWFYRARGADADFNPTVPLQVDDELRLRVKNAAMLIDLANCDRALTPTRWQHHQFPPDFQSKISVIPDGVDTEFFQPEPEAKLALPTLDLDLSNVSELVTYVSPGLEPYKGFPQLMQAIALLQRRRPDCHAVIVGEDRTIYSKPLPDGKTYKQAMLESLPLDRSRIHFTGPLSYREYLQVLQASSVHIYLTYPYILSRSLLEAMSTGCAIVASQTAPVMEVIRDGVNGLLVDFFSPQAIADRVDEALSQPDKMTLLKANARKTIEEQYDLRQLLPKQVQWVFER, encoded by the coding sequence ATGCGTATTCTGTTTCTGCATCCCAGTTTTCCGGCTCAATTCCACCATCGGGCAGCGGTACTAGCCAGCGATCCCAATCATCAGGTGGTATTCGGCACCATGCGTCCCGATGGAGAACTGCCCGGAGTTCGTAAAGTCTATTTCAACATCGCCCGTGAGGTGTCTCCTCATACGCATCACTACGTCAGACCCCTGGAAAATGCAGTGCTGCACGGGCAGGCCGTTTATCGGTTAGGACAGGCTCTCCTGAGTGAGGGATTTACCCCAGACCTGGTATTTGCTCATGCTGGATGGGGGTTGCCCCTGTTTGTGAAGGATATTTTTCCAAAAACCAGGCTGCTATGTTACTGCGAATGGTTTTACCGGGCACGGGGAGCCGACGCGGACTTCAACCCCACAGTGCCACTACAGGTGGACGATGAACTGCGACTGCGGGTGAAAAATGCCGCTATGCTGATTGACCTGGCCAATTGCGATCGTGCCCTCACCCCCACCCGCTGGCAACACCACCAATTTCCCCCAGACTTTCAGAGCAAAATTTCTGTCATCCCTGACGGTGTGGATACCGAGTTCTTCCAGCCTGAACCGGAAGCGAAGTTAGCTCTCCCTACTTTGGATCTGGATTTGTCGAACGTCTCAGAATTGGTGACTTATGTAAGTCCTGGTCTGGAACCTTACAAAGGCTTTCCCCAACTGATGCAGGCGATCGCCCTACTGCAGCGTCGCCGTCCGGACTGTCACGCGGTGATTGTGGGAGAAGATCGGACGATTTACAGCAAGCCTTTACCTGACGGCAAAACCTACAAACAGGCCATGCTTGAAAGTCTGCCCCTGGATCGATCGCGCATTCATTTTACTGGGCCGTTGTCTTACCGGGAGTATTTACAAGTCCTGCAAGCTTCTTCGGTGCATATCTATCTCACTTATCCCTACATCCTTTCCCGCTCTCTGCTAGAAGCCATGTCCACTGGCTGTGCAATTGTCGCCTCCCAAACGGCTCCCGTGATGGAAGTGATCCGGGATGGCGTAAATGGATTGCTGGTCGATTTCTTTTCCCCCCAGGCGATCGCCGATCGGGTTGATGAAGCCCTCAGCCAACCTGACAAAATGACCCTGCTCAAAGCCAATGCCCGCAAAACTATTGAGGAGCAGTACGATCTGAGACAACTGCTACCGAAGCAGGTGCAGTGGGTGTTTGAGAGGTAA
- a CDS encoding response regulator, which produces MSDTSVVLIEDHDLTRIGLRTALKQQPGIQIVGEAPNATQGLEVLQSLQPDVAVVDIGLPDMDGIELTQTFRKYQAEHADSKTKILILTMHDSEDAVLAAFAAGADSYCMKDVSIDRLVEALHATQAGYSWIDPAIANVVLHQVRQGTLNGRTVNVAKTVEISAVEPEFEQVLESYPLTERELEILELIVAGCSNAAIAEKLYITVGTVKTHVRNILSKLCAEDRTQAAVRALRSGLVA; this is translated from the coding sequence ATGAGTGATACTAGCGTTGTTCTGATTGAAGACCACGACTTGACTCGGATTGGATTGCGAACTGCATTGAAGCAGCAACCGGGAATTCAAATTGTGGGCGAGGCACCCAATGCAACGCAAGGGCTGGAAGTGTTGCAATCTTTACAGCCTGATGTGGCAGTCGTGGATATTGGTCTGCCCGATATGGACGGCATTGAGCTAACGCAGACCTTTAGAAAATATCAGGCAGAACATGCGGACTCTAAAACCAAAATCCTGATCCTGACCATGCATGATAGTGAAGATGCGGTTCTGGCAGCGTTTGCGGCAGGGGCTGATTCCTACTGCATGAAGGATGTCAGTATCGATCGCCTGGTGGAAGCCCTGCATGCCACCCAAGCCGGATATTCCTGGATTGACCCCGCGATCGCCAATGTCGTCCTGCATCAGGTGCGGCAGGGAACGCTCAATGGTCGGACGGTGAACGTGGCCAAGACGGTTGAAATTAGCGCTGTAGAACCGGAATTTGAGCAGGTTCTGGAAAGCTACCCTCTGACTGAACGGGAGTTGGAAATTCTGGAGTTGATCGTGGCCGGATGCAGCAATGCGGCGATCGCAGAGAAACTTTACATCACCGTTGGTACGGTCAAAACCCACGTTCGCAATATTCTTAGTAAGCTGTGTGCGGAAGACCGGACTCAAGCGGCGGTACGTGCGCTGCGATCGGGTTTAGTGGCTTAG
- a CDS encoding response regulator: MPADRPVNILLVEDDEVDIMNVKRALRKNNLTNSLYVAANGLEALSMLGKNETQLSIIPAERRLILLDLNMPKMGGIEFLQELRADPALRSIPVVVLTTSDRDQDRTEAYHLNVAGYLLKPVTFNAFAELIATLNHYWALCEMP; encoded by the coding sequence ATGCCAGCCGACCGACCAGTCAATATTCTCTTAGTAGAAGATGATGAAGTAGACATCATGAATGTGAAGCGAGCGCTTCGCAAAAATAATCTTACGAATTCGCTTTATGTTGCTGCAAATGGCCTGGAAGCACTCTCTATGTTAGGCAAGAATGAGACTCAATTGTCTATCATTCCTGCAGAGCGGCGGTTGATTTTGCTGGATTTAAATATGCCTAAGATGGGAGGAATCGAGTTTTTGCAGGAGTTACGGGCTGATCCGGCCTTGCGCTCCATTCCCGTTGTTGTATTAACGACCTCCGATCGGGATCAAGACCGGACAGAAGCCTATCACCTGAATGTGGCTGGTTATCTGCTGAAACCCGTTACCTTCAATGCGTTTGCCGAGTTAATAGCCACGTTGAACCATTACTGGGCGTTGTGTGAGATGCCATAG
- the gshA gene encoding glutamate--cysteine ligase produces MTFPFSPILEKNSRYLQGGKAVLSKGFEVEIYTCTPEGNVVGLSDKIVAALDGFVREPDSRNVEYTTPPCYRYERLLCDLLQPRYRLRQYLQELGGYTLSPGSTIALGDAHQFYRSDPGNPYHTYIEQTYGTEVVTASIHINVGISNPAVLMQACRLVRVEAPLYLALSAASPFLAEQVTGSHSTRWSMFPKTPQYVPLFDSHAHFIRWTEEQLALGTMQNVRHLWSSVRPNGDRRPYSLNRLELRICDLVVDPVALLAITALLEARLLQMMALPSLDPLTLSELSSEELVALTDANETAAAKQSLDAELRHWKDGSPILARDWIEQLYQEVWPIAKQQGFSCFLPPVKKILRDGNEAQRWLKSYNQGMTIRQIMQQGIQDTLALEVALQDAICQPLVA; encoded by the coding sequence TTGACGTTTCCCTTTTCCCCCATACTGGAAAAGAACAGCCGCTATCTTCAGGGAGGAAAAGCCGTGCTATCCAAAGGGTTTGAAGTTGAGATCTATACCTGCACCCCTGAGGGCAATGTTGTTGGACTGTCAGACAAAATTGTGGCGGCATTAGATGGGTTTGTACGCGAACCCGATAGCCGCAATGTGGAGTACACAACGCCCCCCTGCTATCGGTATGAACGATTATTATGCGATCTGCTACAGCCCCGCTATCGTCTGCGCCAGTATTTGCAAGAATTGGGTGGCTATACGCTCAGTCCCGGCAGCACGATCGCCCTGGGAGATGCCCATCAGTTTTACCGCTCCGATCCTGGTAATCCTTACCACACCTATATTGAGCAAACCTATGGCACCGAGGTTGTCACGGCCAGCATTCACATTAACGTGGGTATCAGCAACCCGGCGGTATTAATGCAAGCCTGTCGTCTGGTGCGAGTGGAAGCTCCGTTATATCTGGCGCTGAGTGCCGCTTCCCCATTTTTAGCGGAACAGGTGACGGGATCCCATTCCACCCGCTGGAGTATGTTCCCCAAAACGCCTCAGTATGTGCCCCTGTTTGACAGTCACGCCCATTTTATTCGCTGGACAGAGGAACAATTGGCGTTAGGCACAATGCAAAATGTTCGTCATCTGTGGTCGTCGGTGCGGCCCAACGGCGATCGTCGTCCCTATAGTCTGAACCGCCTGGAACTGCGAATCTGCGATTTAGTAGTCGATCCGGTAGCCCTGTTGGCCATTACTGCACTGCTAGAGGCTCGCCTCTTACAAATGATGGCGTTGCCATCCCTGGATCCGTTGACCCTGAGTGAATTGTCCAGTGAGGAACTGGTGGCCCTGACGGATGCCAACGAAACCGCTGCGGCAAAACAAAGCCTGGATGCGGAATTGCGCCACTGGAAAGATGGCAGTCCAATCCTGGCCAGAGACTGGATTGAACAGCTTTATCAGGAAGTCTGGCCGATCGCCAAGCAACAGGGCTTTAGCTGCTTCTTACCTCCTGTGAAGAAAATATTGCGGGATGGTAACGAAGCCCAACGGTGGCTAAAGTCCTACAACCAGGGCATGACCATCCGACAAATTATGCAGCAGGGGATTCAAGATACCCTGGCTCTGGAAGTAGCTCTCCAGGATGCGATCTGCCAGCCGCTCGTTGCTTAA
- the groL gene encoding chaperonin GroEL (60 kDa chaperone family; promotes refolding of misfolded polypeptides especially under stressful conditions; forms two stacked rings of heptamers to form a barrel-shaped 14mer; ends can be capped by GroES; misfolded proteins enter the barrel where they are refolded when GroES binds): MAKIVVFDEESRQALERGVNALADAVRVTLGPRGRNVLLEKKFGAPQIVNDGITIAKEIELEDPLENTGARLIQEVASKTKDMAGDGTTTATVLAQAMIHEGLKNVAAGTNPVALRRGIEKAVAKLLDEIKAIARPVEGNEIAQVATVSSGNDEEVGAMIAAAMDKVGRDGVITVEESKSLATELEVVEGMQIDRGYISPYFVTDAERMIAEYENMLILLTDKKITSIQDLVPVLERVARAGQPLLVMAEDIEGEALATLVVNRLRGVLAVVAVKAPGFGERRKAMLQDIAVLTGGQVVSEEIGLSLDTVTLDMLGKARKVTITKDATTIVSAQENSSDIEKRVAQLRQELERSDSEYDKEKLQERIAKLSGGVAVIKVGAATETELKDRKLRIEDALNATKAAVEEGIVPGGGVTLIHLAPKVEEIKGSLSVEEQIGADIVVKSLEAPLRQIANNAGVEGSVIVEKVRGMDFNTGYNALTNQFENMLTAGIVDPAKVVRSALQDAGSIAGMVLTTEALIVEKPEKKPPMPADGGMGGMGGMGGMGGMGGMGMM, from the coding sequence ATGGCTAAGATTGTTGTTTTTGATGAAGAATCCCGGCAGGCATTAGAACGTGGCGTAAATGCCTTGGCCGATGCGGTGCGGGTTACTCTTGGACCGAGAGGCCGCAATGTGCTGTTAGAAAAGAAATTTGGCGCACCTCAAATTGTGAATGATGGGATCACGATCGCCAAAGAAATTGAACTGGAAGATCCGCTGGAAAACACGGGTGCACGGCTGATTCAAGAAGTCGCCTCAAAAACGAAAGACATGGCTGGAGACGGGACAACCACCGCGACCGTACTGGCTCAAGCCATGATTCACGAAGGACTGAAAAACGTGGCAGCGGGGACGAATCCGGTGGCGCTGCGGCGGGGGATTGAGAAAGCGGTGGCGAAACTGCTGGATGAAATTAAGGCGATCGCCAGACCCGTGGAAGGTAACGAAATTGCCCAGGTAGCAACGGTTTCCTCCGGAAACGATGAAGAAGTCGGAGCCATGATTGCGGCTGCAATGGATAAAGTGGGACGCGATGGCGTGATCACCGTAGAAGAATCCAAGTCTCTGGCAACAGAACTGGAAGTTGTTGAAGGGATGCAGATCGATCGCGGCTATATCTCTCCCTACTTTGTCACCGATGCAGAACGCATGATTGCCGAATATGAGAATATGCTGATTCTGCTGACTGACAAGAAAATTACCTCGATTCAAGATCTGGTGCCCGTATTGGAGCGCGTGGCTCGTGCGGGTCAACCTCTGTTGGTGATGGCAGAAGATATTGAAGGGGAAGCTCTGGCTACGTTGGTGGTGAACCGACTGCGGGGCGTACTGGCCGTTGTAGCCGTAAAAGCCCCGGGATTTGGCGAACGTCGGAAAGCCATGCTGCAAGATATCGCCGTGCTGACGGGTGGCCAGGTTGTGTCGGAAGAGATTGGCCTCAGCCTGGATACGGTGACGCTGGATATGCTGGGCAAGGCTCGTAAGGTCACGATTACCAAGGATGCGACAACGATCGTTTCGGCACAGGAAAACTCCAGCGATATCGAAAAGCGCGTCGCTCAACTGCGGCAAGAATTGGAACGCTCGGACTCGGAATACGATAAAGAGAAGCTGCAAGAGCGGATCGCCAAGTTGTCAGGCGGTGTAGCAGTGATCAAAGTGGGAGCTGCCACCGAAACTGAACTGAAAGATCGCAAACTGCGGATTGAAGATGCCCTGAATGCTACCAAGGCCGCTGTGGAAGAAGGAATTGTTCCCGGTGGGGGAGTCACTCTGATTCACCTGGCTCCCAAGGTGGAGGAAATCAAGGGCAGTTTGTCCGTTGAAGAACAAATTGGCGCTGACATTGTTGTCAAGTCCCTGGAAGCTCCTCTGCGGCAGATTGCTAACAACGCTGGGGTCGAAGGCTCCGTGATTGTGGAAAAAGTGCGGGGCATGGACTTCAATACAGGCTACAACGCACTCACCAACCAGTTTGAAAATATGCTGACGGCCGGTATTGTCGATCCAGCGAAAGTTGTGAGATCGGCGTTGCAGGATGCGGGTTCGATCGCGGGTATGGTGCTGACCACCGAAGCCCTGATTGTCGAAAAACCGGAAAAGAAACCGCCCATGCCTGCTGACGGTGGTATGGGTGGCATGGGTGGCATGGGTGGTATGGGTGGTATGGGTGGCATGGGCATGATGTAA
- a CDS encoding tRNA (5-methylaminomethyl-2-thiouridine)(34)-methyltransferase MnmD, whose amino-acid sequence MVDAKSWVPQLTDDGSFTFFSEEFGEAFHSRYGAKEEAFQKFAQATDLAARAQGECLSLLDVCYGLGYNTAAALEMIWSVNPACRVTVVGLELDETVPRAAIAPPLIEIWSPRVQKVLQEIAQHHHDQDAYLTATLLIGDARQTIQTLCQQNFQADAIFFDPFSPRRCPHLWTVEFFQSVSRCLAPTGKLATYSRSAAVRSAMLATGLQIGTIPLGSVHLPHEWSQGTVGSFAATGLHPLSPMEQEHLNTRAAIPYRDPTLRDSAEVIHQRHHQEQQQSDRESTSSWRRRWHIH is encoded by the coding sequence ATGGTTGATGCAAAAAGTTGGGTTCCTCAATTGACCGACGATGGTTCCTTTACCTTTTTCTCTGAGGAATTTGGGGAAGCGTTTCACAGTCGCTATGGGGCTAAAGAAGAAGCGTTTCAAAAATTTGCTCAGGCCACTGATCTGGCTGCCAGAGCACAAGGGGAGTGTCTCTCCCTGCTGGATGTATGTTATGGATTGGGATACAACACAGCCGCGGCCCTGGAAATGATTTGGAGTGTTAATCCAGCGTGCCGGGTTACAGTCGTTGGGCTGGAGTTAGATGAAACGGTGCCACGGGCTGCGATCGCCCCTCCCTTAATTGAAATCTGGTCGCCACGAGTCCAGAAGGTATTGCAGGAAATTGCCCAGCACCATCACGATCAGGATGCGTACCTAACTGCTACGTTGTTGATCGGAGATGCCCGTCAGACCATTCAAACGCTCTGTCAACAGAATTTTCAAGCGGATGCCATTTTTTTCGATCCGTTTTCGCCCCGTCGCTGTCCCCACCTCTGGACAGTGGAGTTTTTTCAGTCAGTCAGCCGCTGTTTAGCACCAACAGGCAAATTGGCGACTTATTCTCGATCGGCAGCGGTGCGATCGGCCATGTTAGCCACGGGACTACAGATTGGAACCATTCCACTGGGATCTGTTCATCTTCCCCACGAATGGTCACAGGGAACAGTCGGCAGTTTTGCGGCGACTGGCTTACATCCTCTGTCTCCGATGGAACAGGAACATTTAAACACTCGGGCCGCGATCCCCTATCGTGACCCAACCTTAAGAGATAGTGCAGAAGTCATTCACCAACGCCACCACCAGGAGCAACAGCAGTCCGATCGGGAATCTACCTCTAGCTGGCGACGGCGCTGGCATATCCATTGA
- a CDS encoding endonuclease dU produces the protein MDLETLLEQNRTIRVIGFDDAPFIRCATQPVPVAGVVCAGTRFEGMVWGQVTPDGWDATEVLCNLLLPSKFLAQLHLVLLDGISLAGFNIVNLPLLAKKLQRPCVTVMRRYPNMQAVEYAIRRLPNPEQRLALIQEAGLIYKDPPFYFQVCGGQPEIVAKALRRLTDCGNVPEALRVAHLITSAVVKGESGRQA, from the coding sequence ATGGATCTAGAAACCCTGCTGGAGCAGAACCGCACCATTCGGGTCATTGGTTTTGATGATGCGCCCTTTATCCGTTGTGCCACTCAGCCAGTACCCGTGGCTGGCGTGGTCTGTGCCGGAACCCGATTTGAAGGCATGGTCTGGGGCCAGGTAACTCCCGATGGTTGGGATGCCACAGAAGTCCTTTGTAATTTATTGTTGCCCAGCAAATTTTTGGCACAACTCCATCTGGTGCTATTGGATGGCATCTCTCTGGCCGGGTTTAATATTGTAAATTTGCCATTGTTGGCGAAAAAACTGCAGCGCCCCTGTGTCACCGTGATGCGCAGATACCCCAATATGCAAGCCGTGGAATATGCGATTCGTCGTCTCCCCAATCCGGAGCAGCGATTGGCTTTAATCCAGGAGGCAGGGTTGATTTACAAAGATCCTCCGTTTTACTTTCAGGTGTGTGGGGGCCAGCCGGAAATCGTCGCCAAAGCATTAAGACGATTGACTGACTGTGGCAATGTTCCCGAAGCGTTACGAGTCGCTCATCTGATCACATCTGCCGTTGTCAAAGGCGAAAGTGGCCGTCAAGCTTGA
- a CDS encoding NAD(P)H-quinone oxidoreductase subunit 4 — translation MSTHFPWLTTITLLPLVASLLIPVLPDKYGKTIRYYALSVGLIDFALIIYAFWQGYDFTNSGFQLSESYAWVPQLGLNWSLAVDGISMPLVVLAGLVTTLSMMAAWNVKQKPRLFYFLMLAMYSAQIGVFCAQDMLLFFLMWELELIPVYVLISIWGGQKRLYAATKFILYTAVGSIFILVAGLAMAFYGGNVTFDMQQLGLKDYSLPFELLIYAALLIAYGVKLPMFPLHTWLPDAHGEASAPVSMILAGVLLKLGGYALIRMNVEMLPHAHVYFAPVLVILGIVNIIYGALVSFAQQNLKRRLAYSSISHMGFVLLGIASYTEVGLSGAVLQMLSHGLIAAALFYLAGVTYDRTHTLMMDKMGGLAKTMPTVFALFTIGSMASLALPGMSGFASELMVFLGMASSDSYTSTFKVVVVLLSAVGVILTPIYLLSMLREVFYGQENPELAASGNLWDAKPREVFITACLLVPVIAIGVYPKLLTQTYDVKTVEVASNARNAVSTIAQQPIQLFSQLSAAPQLPRPVATEVLGIVK, via the coding sequence ATGAGTACGCATTTCCCCTGGTTAACGACCATCACTCTGCTGCCTCTGGTAGCTTCTCTCCTGATTCCGGTACTCCCCGACAAGTACGGAAAAACAATTCGCTACTATGCGCTCTCCGTTGGTTTGATTGATTTCGCCCTGATTATCTATGCATTCTGGCAGGGCTATGATTTCACAAATTCTGGATTTCAGTTATCCGAATCTTACGCCTGGGTGCCTCAACTGGGCCTGAATTGGTCTCTGGCCGTGGATGGTATTTCCATGCCTCTGGTTGTGCTGGCCGGCTTGGTAACGACCCTCTCCATGATGGCGGCCTGGAATGTGAAGCAGAAACCCCGCCTCTTCTACTTTCTGATGCTGGCCATGTACAGCGCTCAGATTGGGGTTTTTTGCGCCCAAGATATGCTCCTCTTCTTCCTGATGTGGGAGTTGGAGTTAATTCCGGTCTATGTGCTGATCTCCATTTGGGGCGGACAGAAACGCCTGTATGCAGCCACCAAGTTTATTCTTTATACGGCAGTTGGTTCAATTTTCATCCTGGTGGCGGGTCTGGCGATGGCCTTCTACGGCGGCAACGTCACCTTTGATATGCAGCAGTTGGGCTTAAAGGATTACTCTCTACCCTTCGAGTTACTGATCTATGCGGCCTTGCTGATTGCCTATGGCGTGAAGCTGCCGATGTTTCCCCTCCATACCTGGTTGCCCGATGCTCACGGTGAAGCCTCTGCGCCAGTCTCCATGATTCTGGCCGGGGTGCTGCTGAAGCTGGGGGGGTATGCGCTGATTCGCATGAATGTGGAGATGCTGCCCCATGCCCATGTTTACTTTGCTCCCGTGCTGGTAATTCTCGGAATTGTCAATATCATCTACGGGGCACTGGTTTCCTTCGCACAACAGAACCTGAAGCGGCGGTTGGCTTATTCTTCTATTTCCCACATGGGCTTTGTCCTGCTGGGGATTGCCTCTTACACCGAAGTGGGCTTGAGTGGAGCCGTGCTGCAAATGCTTTCCCACGGCCTGATTGCGGCTGCACTCTTCTACCTGGCGGGTGTCACCTACGATCGCACTCACACCTTGATGATGGACAAGATGGGTGGCTTGGCAAAAACCATGCCTACCGTATTTGCCCTGTTCACGATCGGTTCAATGGCCTCCCTTGCCCTCCCCGGCATGAGTGGCTTTGCCAGTGAACTGATGGTGTTCCTGGGCATGGCTTCCAGTGATTCCTATACCTCCACCTTCAAAGTGGTTGTCGTGCTGCTGTCTGCCGTGGGCGTAATTCTCACTCCCATTTACCTGCTCTCTATGCTGCGGGAAGTGTTCTACGGTCAGGAAAATCCAGAGTTGGCCGCCAGTGGCAATCTCTGGGATGCCAAGCCACGCGAGGTTTTCATTACCGCCTGTCTGCTGGTGCCTGTGATTGCGATCGGGGTGTATCCCAAACTGCTGACTCAAACGTATGATGTCAAGACGGTGGAAGTGGCTAGTAACGCTCGTAACGCGGTTTCCACGATCGCTCAACAACCCATCCAACTGTTTTCCCAACTCTCGGCGGCTCCTCAGCTTCCCAGACCCGTTGCGACTGAAGTTCTGGGAATTGTGAAGTAG
- a CDS encoding dienelactone hydrolase family protein, whose amino-acid sequence MKVVLSAVIAPIAVMMVPLAVLAEVKTQVVEYKHGNTVLEGYLAYDDAVQGKRPGVLVVHEWTGLGDYVKRRAEQLAKLGYVAFAIDMYGKGIRPTNPKDAAAQATIYRSNRRLMRDRANAGLAVLQQNSLTDPNRIAAICYCFGGGTVLELARSGAPVVGVVSFHGNLDTPNPADARNIKGKVLVLHGASNPYVPPAQVQAFEKEMTDAGVDWQLISYGGVVHSFTNPDAGNDKSKGAAYDAAADKRSFAAMRQFFAEIFGRSPRPQIRTSDGSVHYQGGRRRVVLKKVASTKLPIQK is encoded by the coding sequence ATGAAAGTAGTTCTGTCTGCCGTAATTGCGCCGATCGCTGTAATGATGGTTCCCCTGGCAGTGCTGGCAGAGGTGAAAACTCAGGTCGTAGAGTACAAGCATGGCAATACCGTGCTGGAAGGCTATCTGGCTTATGATGATGCGGTGCAGGGGAAACGTCCCGGTGTGCTGGTGGTGCATGAGTGGACGGGGTTGGGCGATTACGTCAAGCGCCGGGCAGAACAGTTGGCGAAACTGGGCTATGTGGCGTTTGCCATTGATATGTATGGCAAAGGCATTCGTCCCACCAATCCCAAAGACGCAGCAGCTCAGGCCACCATTTACCGTTCCAATCGTCGCCTGATGCGCGATCGGGCGAACGCTGGGCTGGCCGTATTGCAACAAAATTCATTAACAGACCCGAATCGAATTGCGGCGATCTGCTACTGCTTTGGCGGCGGCACTGTTCTAGAACTGGCTCGCAGTGGTGCTCCGGTGGTTGGGGTCGTCAGCTTTCATGGCAACCTGGATACTCCCAATCCTGCGGATGCCCGGAATATCAAGGGAAAAGTTCTGGTGTTGCATGGAGCCAGCAATCCCTATGTTCCTCCTGCTCAGGTACAGGCCTTTGAAAAAGAAATGACGGATGCGGGAGTGGACTGGCAACTGATTTCCTATGGGGGGGTGGTGCATAGCTTCACCAATCCGGACGCAGGCAACGACAAGTCCAAAGGGGCAGCCTATGATGCAGCGGCAGATAAGCGATCGTTCGCCGCCATGCGACAGTTTTTTGCGGAGATTTTTGGCCGATCGCCCCGGCCTCAAATCCGCACCTCTGATGGGTCAGTCCATTATCAAGGAGGTCGAAGACGGGTAGTACTTAAAAAAGTAGCGTCTACAAAGTTGCCAATACAAAAGTGA